A stretch of the Comamonas testosteroni TK102 genome encodes the following:
- a CDS encoding two-component sensor histidine kinase encodes MTTLAPTGKRRSSLQLNLLAWMLGGLVLVWCSFVIWGYQTGVHEADELTDGHLAGVAALTLNWHVQDDVPAGEATAVQPPAGLHAHDYQESLSVVLWNAQGLLISRTGQAPLPDFDIEQGFATIGVHERQAWRSYTQWSHDRTAKVTVMIDLAERDSLADDIAMQMIEPGFWLLPVIVIALGVAMRRGMRPLNQLTQRVEALDLSRDQRLSDAHVPRELAPMVSSINTLLDRQQEALERERNLANEVAHELRTPLASIALQAQALKSPAQTDSATLQAALQRIGRDALHAGHVLDQLLTLARAGRGMLDAPLQTVNWADVARNVAAAQAQHAWQREDMISVDAPQELPVRGNALLLDSALRNLVENAVRHTPAGTQIEVQAGLDSTRALAWVQVCDDGRRDAAPAHVPPADSLHLGHEIVSRVMQAHGGSFTVAEAPQGFTTCYRMEIPLAG; translated from the coding sequence ATGACGACCCTTGCACCGACCGGCAAGCGCCGCAGCTCGCTGCAGCTGAATTTGCTGGCCTGGATGCTGGGGGGACTGGTGCTGGTCTGGTGCAGCTTCGTCATCTGGGGCTATCAGACCGGAGTCCACGAGGCCGACGAGCTGACCGACGGGCATCTGGCTGGAGTGGCCGCGCTGACCTTGAACTGGCATGTGCAGGACGATGTGCCGGCCGGGGAGGCCACGGCGGTCCAGCCGCCTGCAGGCCTGCACGCCCACGACTATCAGGAGTCGCTGAGCGTGGTGCTCTGGAATGCGCAAGGTCTGCTGATCTCGCGCACCGGTCAGGCGCCCTTGCCGGACTTCGACATCGAACAGGGCTTTGCCACGATTGGCGTGCATGAACGCCAGGCCTGGCGCAGCTACACGCAGTGGAGCCATGACAGGACAGCCAAGGTCACGGTGATGATTGACCTGGCCGAACGCGACAGTCTGGCAGACGATATCGCCATGCAGATGATAGAGCCGGGCTTCTGGCTGCTGCCCGTGATCGTGATTGCGCTGGGCGTGGCCATGCGCCGCGGCATGCGCCCGCTCAATCAGCTCACGCAGCGCGTGGAGGCGCTGGATCTGAGCCGTGACCAGCGGCTCTCCGATGCCCATGTGCCGCGCGAGCTCGCGCCCATGGTCAGCTCCATCAACACCTTGCTCGACCGCCAGCAGGAGGCGCTGGAGCGCGAGCGCAATCTGGCCAACGAAGTGGCCCATGAGCTGCGCACGCCGCTGGCCTCCATCGCTCTTCAGGCCCAGGCGCTGAAGTCGCCGGCGCAGACCGACAGCGCAACCCTGCAGGCCGCGCTGCAGCGCATAGGCCGGGACGCCCTGCATGCCGGCCATGTGCTCGATCAGCTGCTGACCCTGGCCAGGGCCGGGCGCGGCATGCTGGATGCGCCTTTGCAGACCGTGAACTGGGCCGATGTGGCGCGCAATGTGGCGGCGGCGCAGGCTCAGCATGCCTGGCAGCGCGAGGACATGATTTCCGTGGACGCCCCGCAGGAGCTGCCTGTGCGCGGCAATGCGCTGCTGCTCGATTCGGCGCTGCGCAATCTGGTCGAGAACGCCGTGCGCCATACGCCGGCGGGCACGCAGATCGAGGTGCAGGCCGGCCTCGATTCGACCCGGGCGCTGGCCTGGGTGCAGGTCTGCGACGATGGACGGCGCGATGCGGCGCCGGCCCATGTGCCGCCCGCGGACAGTCTGCACCTGGGCCATGAAATCGTCAGCCGCGTCATGCAGGCCCATGGCGGCAGCTTCACGGTGGCCGAGGCACCACAAGGCTTCACCACCTGCTATCGCATGGAAATACCGCTAGCCGGTTAA
- a CDS encoding response regulator transcription factor — MRILVVEDNEGIAAGLRANLMQRSYAVDVCASVAEAWHALSTERFDAVLLDLGLSDGDGSEVVRRLRLQTGRPGVPQLPDPATPVLILTARDQVQDRVAGLNLGADDYLVKPFDMDELEARLRAMMRRAAGQASPVIRHADLEVDPAARTIRQAGQKVEVSPREFAVLWALLLARGRVLSRPQIEEHLYSWGDTVESNAVEVYVHHLRKKLGQKIIVTMRGVGYFMPQEQE; from the coding sequence ATGCGAATTCTGGTGGTCGAAGACAACGAAGGCATTGCAGCAGGGCTGCGAGCCAATCTCATGCAGCGCAGCTATGCGGTGGATGTGTGCGCCAGCGTGGCCGAGGCTTGGCATGCCCTGAGCACCGAGCGCTTCGATGCCGTGCTGCTGGACCTGGGGCTGTCCGATGGCGATGGCAGCGAGGTGGTGCGTCGCCTGCGCCTGCAGACCGGCCGGCCCGGTGTGCCGCAGCTGCCCGATCCGGCAACCCCGGTGCTGATTCTCACGGCACGCGATCAGGTACAGGATAGGGTGGCAGGGCTCAATCTGGGTGCCGATGATTACTTGGTCAAGCCCTTTGACATGGACGAGCTGGAGGCCCGTTTGCGCGCCATGATGCGCCGCGCCGCCGGTCAGGCATCGCCGGTGATCCGCCATGCGGATCTGGAGGTGGACCCGGCAGCGCGCACCATCAGGCAGGCAGGGCAGAAGGTGGAGGTTTCACCGCGCGAGTTCGCCGTGCTCTGGGCCTTGCTGCTGGCACGCGGGCGCGTGCTGTCGCGCCCGCAGATCGAAGAGCACCTCTACAGCTGGGGCGATACGGTGGAGAGCAATGCCGTGGAGGTCTATGTCCACCATCTGCGCAAGAAGCTGGGCCAGAAGATCATTGTGACCATGCGCGGCGTGGGCTACTTCATGCCGCAGGAGCAGGAATGA
- a CDS encoding phosphatase PAP2 family protein has protein sequence MFFFDPFLFALFNADAQTHWFSIQLARALSAWLPNLSGVLVLLALVFGSPATRRTMLMLLLSMATAWLIARLIRWGFPAPRPFQLNLGTLWIQHGGRAGFPSLHASGAFALAMAISLGTTRHRKPLVWLAWLAAIGIAWSRVHLGVHFASDLLAGALVGISGAVIVWNIASRLRRRRHLRVVPHLKRLRSAWTAQG, from the coding sequence ATGTTCTTCTTCGATCCGTTTCTGTTTGCGCTGTTCAATGCCGATGCCCAGACGCACTGGTTCAGCATCCAGCTGGCACGTGCGCTCTCGGCCTGGTTGCCCAATCTGAGCGGCGTTCTGGTCCTGCTGGCCCTGGTGTTCGGCTCACCGGCAACACGCCGCACCATGCTGATGCTGCTGCTGTCCATGGCGACGGCCTGGCTGATCGCCAGACTCATACGCTGGGGCTTTCCGGCGCCGCGCCCGTTCCAGCTCAATCTGGGCACGCTATGGATTCAGCATGGCGGACGTGCGGGCTTTCCCAGCCTGCATGCCAGCGGTGCCTTTGCCCTGGCCATGGCCATCAGCCTGGGTACGACCCGCCATCGCAAGCCGCTGGTCTGGCTGGCCTGGCTGGCGGCCATCGGCATTGCCTGGAGCCGCGTCCATCTGGGCGTGCACTTTGCCTCCGACCTGCTGGCCGGCGCGCTGGTAGGCATCAGCGGCGCCGTCATCGTCTGGAATATCGCCTCGCGGCTGCGCCGCCGCCGCCATCTGCGCGTCGTGCCGCATCTCAAACGTCTGCGCAGCGCATGGACGGCCCAGGGCTGA
- a CDS encoding phosphatase PAP2 family protein, with translation MKSSAPSLPLPFLRQASAPALLSWTVVALACVLAWDMSGMDMAMAHWFGSSQGFALQNDWFMVNIAHEGARKLAWIIVMGLSLMIWWPAGWMRQLPYARRIQLVVGALLSLVIMAVMKRISATSCPWDIADFGGVGHYVSHWAWGVTDGGSGHCFPAGHASAGFAFISGYFALRHDLPRAARLWLAAALVAGFALGLAQQMRGAHFMSHTLWTAWLCWAASGLCDLFTTRRLAHQPPADAALSPDELLASD, from the coding sequence ATGAAGTCGTCCGCCCCCTCGCTCCCTCTCCCTTTTCTTCGCCAAGCCTCCGCCCCGGCCCTGCTGAGCTGGACCGTCGTCGCCCTGGCCTGCGTACTGGCCTGGGACATGAGCGGCATGGACATGGCCATGGCGCACTGGTTTGGCAGCAGCCAGGGCTTTGCGCTGCAAAACGACTGGTTCATGGTCAATATTGCCCATGAAGGCGCGCGCAAGCTGGCCTGGATCATCGTGATGGGACTGAGCCTGATGATCTGGTGGCCCGCCGGCTGGATGCGCCAGCTTCCCTATGCACGGCGCATACAGCTGGTCGTCGGTGCACTGCTGTCGCTGGTCATCATGGCCGTCATGAAGCGCATCAGCGCCACGAGCTGCCCCTGGGACATCGCCGACTTCGGCGGCGTGGGCCACTATGTCTCGCACTGGGCCTGGGGCGTCACGGATGGCGGCAGCGGCCACTGCTTTCCGGCCGGCCATGCCTCGGCGGGCTTTGCCTTCATCAGCGGCTACTTTGCGCTGCGCCACGATCTGCCGCGCGCAGCACGCCTGTGGCTGGCCGCAGCTCTGGTAGCCGGTTTTGCCCTGGGCCTGGCGCAGCAGATGCGCGGCGCCCACTTCATGAGCCACACCCTGTGGACCGCCTGGCTGTGCTGGGCGGCCAGCGGCTTGTGCGATCTGTTCACCACCCGTCGCCTGGCGCACCAGCCACCTGCGGATGCAGCCCTGTCTCCTGACGAGCTGCTTGCCTCGGACTAG
- a CDS encoding phosphatase PAP2 family protein, with the protein MLFFDAPVFQFLNANTQSPLWWIQASRFASTWLPGLCALPVIAAMLALGKGWRRSLQLALLSMACAWVACRLIRWGLPMPRPAQLSLGMQWIAHGASASFPSMHAAGAFALAQGIHLGVGRHQRWLVVVAWFLATSVALSRVVLGVHFPSDILAGMLVGTASAVLVWRSALQIQQARRRKQLKRRLQPRIA; encoded by the coding sequence ATGCTGTTCTTCGATGCCCCTGTCTTTCAATTTCTGAATGCCAACACCCAGAGCCCGCTGTGGTGGATCCAGGCCTCGCGCTTTGCCTCCACCTGGCTGCCCGGACTCTGTGCCCTGCCCGTGATCGCCGCCATGCTGGCGCTTGGCAAAGGCTGGCGGCGCAGCCTGCAGTTGGCCCTGCTGTCCATGGCCTGCGCCTGGGTGGCCTGCCGTCTGATTCGCTGGGGCCTGCCCATGCCCAGGCCGGCGCAGCTGAGCCTGGGCATGCAGTGGATAGCGCATGGGGCCAGCGCCAGCTTTCCCAGCATGCATGCCGCCGGCGCCTTTGCCCTGGCGCAGGGCATCCATCTGGGCGTGGGCAGACACCAGCGCTGGCTGGTTGTCGTCGCATGGTTTCTCGCCACCAGCGTGGCACTCAGCCGCGTGGTGCTGGGCGTGCATTTCCCCTCAGATATTCTGGCCGGCATGCTGGTCGGTACCGCCAGCGCCGTGCTGGTCTGGCGCAGCGCCCTGCAGATCCAGCAAGCCCGGCGTCGCAAACAGCTCAAGCGCCGCCTGCAGCCCCGGATCGCCTGA
- the pyk gene encoding pyruvate kinase, with protein sequence MQVSRATKIVATLGPASSDPQLLEQMVREGVNVVRLNFSHGKAQDHIDRATMVREAAQRAGREVAIMADLQGPKIRVGKFAEGKVMLEPGERFVLDASRTELGDINGVGLDYKELPRDVKAGDVLLLNDGLIVLTVDAVRGEEVHTIVKLGGELSNNKGINKQGGGLTAPALTAKDMEDIKTAMSFQADYVAVSFPKNATDMEMARQLCNVAAAQYGHKPGLIAKIERAEAIPRLEEILKVSDGIMVARGDLAVEVGNAAVPALQKKMIRMARDMDKVVITATQMMESMITNPVPTRAEVSDVANAVLDGTDAVMLSAETAAGKYPLETVREMAAICAAAEAAEDRVKDADFSNSQFKRTDQAIAIGALFTAHHLGAKAIVALTDSGSTALWMSRHRIHIPIYALTPKLATQRKMALYRNVRPLLMDTSAERDMALDQAKGHLLARGIVQSGDVYAITCGEPMGQPGGTNMLKICRVE encoded by the coding sequence ATGCAAGTGAGTCGTGCTACCAAGATCGTCGCCACACTGGGCCCCGCTTCCAGCGATCCGCAACTGCTTGAACAAATGGTGCGCGAAGGCGTGAACGTCGTGCGCCTGAACTTCAGCCATGGCAAGGCGCAAGACCATATCGACCGTGCCACCATGGTGCGCGAGGCCGCCCAGCGCGCGGGCCGCGAAGTGGCCATCATGGCCGACCTGCAGGGACCCAAGATCCGCGTCGGCAAGTTTGCCGAGGGCAAGGTCATGCTCGAGCCCGGCGAGCGTTTCGTGCTGGATGCGTCGCGCACCGAACTGGGCGACATCAACGGCGTGGGCCTGGATTACAAGGAGCTGCCCCGTGATGTGAAGGCCGGCGACGTGCTGCTGCTCAACGACGGCCTGATCGTGCTGACCGTGGACGCCGTGCGCGGTGAAGAGGTGCACACCATCGTCAAGCTGGGCGGCGAGCTGTCCAACAACAAGGGCATCAACAAGCAAGGCGGCGGCCTGACGGCTCCCGCGCTGACCGCCAAGGACATGGAAGACATCAAGACCGCGATGTCCTTCCAGGCCGACTATGTGGCCGTGAGCTTCCCCAAGAACGCCACCGACATGGAAATGGCGCGCCAGCTGTGCAATGTGGCCGCTGCCCAGTACGGCCACAAGCCCGGCCTGATCGCCAAGATCGAGCGCGCCGAAGCCATTCCGCGCCTGGAAGAGATTCTCAAGGTCTCCGACGGCATCATGGTCGCCCGTGGCGATCTGGCCGTGGAAGTGGGCAATGCCGCCGTGCCCGCGCTGCAAAAGAAGATGATCCGCATGGCGCGCGACATGGACAAGGTGGTGATCACTGCGACCCAGATGATGGAGTCCATGATCACCAACCCCGTGCCCACCCGTGCCGAAGTGAGCGACGTGGCCAATGCCGTGCTGGACGGCACCGATGCCGTGATGCTCAGCGCCGAAACCGCTGCCGGCAAGTACCCGCTGGAGACCGTGCGTGAAATGGCGGCCATCTGCGCCGCTGCGGAAGCGGCCGAAGACCGCGTCAAGGACGCCGACTTCAGCAACAGCCAGTTCAAGCGTACCGACCAGGCCATCGCCATCGGCGCGCTGTTCACCGCGCATCACCTGGGTGCCAAGGCCATCGTGGCGCTGACGGACTCCGGCTCGACCGCGCTGTGGATGAGCCGTCATCGCATCCATATCCCCATCTACGCGCTGACGCCCAAGCTGGCCACGCAGCGCAAGATGGCGCTGTACCGCAACGTGCGTCCTCTGCTGATGGACACCAGCGCCGAGCGCGACATGGCGCTGGACCAGGCCAAGGGTCACTTGCTGGCCCGCGGCATCGTGCAGTCCGGCGATGTCTACGCCATCACCTGCGGCGAGCCCATGGGCCAGCCAGGCGGTACCAATATGCTCAAGATCTGCAGGGTGGAGTGA
- a CDS encoding aminopeptidase P N-terminal domain-containing protein, translating to MSGQHYDMPMTSVYAQRRARLAAQLGDGGVAIIPTAPELHRNRDTEYLYRHDSYFYYLTGFSEPNACLVLTSDGKSVLFCQPKDLEREVWTGYRLGPEAAKAKLGVAQAFSSDEIDSRLPRLLENRERVWFPFATHKGLAEQVEGWLGQVRARSRFGVICPTQQGDACALLDEMRLVKDAHEQDIMRRAAQISAQAHVRAMQRSARMLRNGEEVREYHLDAELLHEFRQHGSQYVAYGSIVAAGANACVLHYQADKAPVRAGELVLIDAGCELDGYASDITRTFPADGKFSGAQRALYELVLASQEAAVAVTRAGKRFNDPHDATVAVLAQGMLDLGLLDRTKYGTAEDVIESRAYFQFYMHRTGHWLGMDVHDCGSYVEPSELGVVSERKDPISGETIANRPSRILRPGMVTTIEPGIYVRPAPGVPERFHNIGIRIEDDAIVTETGCELITRGVPVKPDEIEALMRD from the coding sequence ATGTCCGGCCAGCATTACGATATGCCCATGACTTCTGTATATGCCCAACGCCGCGCACGCTTGGCCGCCCAGTTGGGCGACGGCGGTGTCGCCATCATTCCCACGGCTCCCGAGCTGCATCGCAACCGCGATACCGAGTATCTGTACCGCCACGACAGCTATTTCTACTACCTCACGGGCTTTTCCGAGCCCAATGCCTGCCTGGTGCTGACCAGCGATGGCAAGAGCGTGCTGTTCTGCCAGCCCAAGGATCTGGAGCGCGAGGTCTGGACCGGCTATCGCCTCGGCCCCGAGGCGGCCAAGGCCAAGCTGGGCGTGGCTCAGGCCTTCTCCAGCGACGAGATCGATTCCCGCCTGCCGCGCCTGCTGGAAAACCGCGAGCGTGTCTGGTTCCCCTTCGCCACGCACAAGGGCCTGGCCGAACAGGTCGAAGGCTGGCTGGGTCAGGTGCGCGCCCGCTCGCGCTTTGGCGTGATCTGCCCCACGCAGCAGGGCGATGCCTGTGCGCTGCTGGACGAGATGCGTCTGGTCAAGGACGCGCACGAGCAGGACATCATGCGCCGTGCCGCGCAGATCAGTGCCCAGGCCCATGTGCGCGCCATGCAGCGCTCGGCCCGCATGCTGCGCAATGGCGAGGAGGTGCGCGAATACCATCTGGACGCCGAGCTGCTGCACGAGTTCCGCCAGCATGGCTCGCAGTACGTGGCCTATGGCTCCATCGTGGCTGCCGGCGCCAATGCCTGCGTGCTGCACTATCAGGCCGACAAGGCGCCGGTACGCGCGGGCGAGCTGGTGCTCATCGACGCAGGCTGCGAGCTGGATGGCTACGCCAGCGACATCACGCGCACTTTCCCGGCCGACGGCAAGTTCAGCGGGGCGCAGCGCGCGCTGTACGAGCTGGTGCTGGCCAGCCAGGAGGCTGCGGTTGCCGTCACCAGGGCCGGCAAGCGTTTCAACGACCCGCATGACGCCACCGTGGCCGTGCTGGCCCAGGGCATGCTGGACCTCGGGCTGCTGGACCGTACCAAGTACGGCACGGCCGAGGATGTGATCGAGTCGCGCGCCTACTTCCAGTTCTATATGCACCGCACCGGCCACTGGCTGGGCATGGATGTGCATGACTGTGGCAGCTATGTGGAGCCCAGCGAGCTGGGCGTGGTCAGTGAGCGCAAGGACCCGATCTCGGGCGAAACCATTGCCAATCGCCCCAGCCGCATCCTGCGCCCCGGCATGGTCACGACGATAGAGCCGGGCATCTATGTGCGACCGGCACCCGGCGTGCCCGAGAGGTTCCACAACATCGGTATCCGCATCGAGGACGATGCCATCGTCACCGAGACCGGCTGCGAGCTCATCACCCGCGGCGTGCCCGTCAAGCCCGACGAGATCGAAGCTCTGATGCGTGATTGA
- a CDS encoding sulfite exporter TauE/SafE family protein gives MQIVFFMALVGLAAFCQNLTGFAFGLIFVGVAGATGLMNIADAANVACLLSIINGVSYMRAYRFEPDWAMLKPMLISSVLGVVGGVLLLHWLSGNTLNGLRMLLGLVIVLCAMLLLMQKKALDRPSGPASLWVAGVSSGLLGGLFATPGPPMVYHLYRQPLDRLLVRHCLFAMFVSCSLLRAAMVAVEGQLNWAVMGWTALAFPVVTGVTWWSVRHPPAWPRRLVEWLVCGLLILSGASLLWSGWRASQPEALVPDDATALLMTPLWGGAERGLCRNS, from the coding sequence ATGCAAATCGTTTTCTTCATGGCTCTGGTGGGGCTGGCCGCGTTCTGTCAGAACCTCACGGGCTTCGCGTTCGGGCTGATCTTTGTGGGCGTCGCAGGCGCCACGGGCCTGATGAATATTGCCGATGCGGCCAATGTGGCCTGTCTGCTGTCCATCATCAACGGCGTCAGCTATATGCGCGCCTACCGCTTCGAGCCTGACTGGGCCATGCTCAAGCCCATGCTCATCAGCAGCGTGCTGGGCGTGGTCGGCGGGGTGCTGCTGCTGCACTGGCTCAGCGGCAATACGCTCAATGGCCTGCGCATGCTGCTGGGACTGGTGATCGTGCTTTGCGCCATGCTGCTGCTGATGCAGAAGAAGGCGCTGGACCGGCCTTCGGGCCCTGCTTCCCTCTGGGTGGCCGGCGTGTCGTCGGGTCTGCTCGGTGGTTTGTTTGCCACGCCCGGCCCGCCCATGGTCTATCACCTCTACCGCCAGCCGCTGGATCGCCTGCTGGTGCGCCACTGCCTGTTTGCCATGTTTGTCTCCTGCTCCTTGCTGCGCGCTGCCATGGTGGCGGTGGAGGGCCAGCTGAACTGGGCCGTCATGGGCTGGACGGCGCTGGCTTTTCCTGTCGTCACGGGCGTGACCTGGTGGAGTGTCAGACATCCGCCTGCCTGGCCCAGAAGACTGGTGGAATGGCTGGTCTGCGGTCTGCTGATCCTGTCGGGCGCAAGCCTGCTCTGGTCGGGTTGGCGCGCGAGCCAGCCCGAGGCCCTGGTGCCCGACGATGCGACGGCGCTGCTGATGACCCCGCTTTGGGGCGGTGCGGAAAGAGGGCTGTGTCGAAATAGCTGA
- a CDS encoding nucleotidyltransferase family protein, protein MTVENAASFLVQPPAMLLAAGRGERMRPLTDVTPKPLLKVQGVPLLQLHLQALLAAGVSQAVINTGWLGAQIPAYFGDEFVPQPDGGASAKLSLAYSEEPEKAFETAGGISRALPQLDRVFWLAAGDVYAPDFSFALQDAQAFAQSDELAHLWLVPNPAHNPRGDFGLSEDGKALDLPADDERPRYTYSTIALLKAELFASPWFDVQPGNPEGLRAPLAPLLRRAMQQGRVGASLYTGRWVDVGTPERLAQLNQR, encoded by the coding sequence ATGACTGTAGAAAACGCTGCTTCCTTCCTGGTGCAACCCCCTGCAATGCTGCTGGCCGCAGGCCGGGGCGAGCGCATGAGGCCGCTGACCGATGTCACGCCCAAGCCGCTGCTCAAGGTGCAGGGCGTGCCGCTGCTGCAGTTGCACCTGCAGGCGCTGCTGGCTGCCGGCGTGTCGCAAGCCGTCATCAATACCGGCTGGCTCGGGGCGCAGATTCCCGCGTATTTCGGCGATGAATTCGTGCCGCAGCCGGATGGAGGCGCAAGCGCGAAGCTATCGCTTGCCTATTCGGAGGAACCCGAGAAAGCCTTTGAAACCGCGGGCGGTATCAGCCGCGCCTTGCCGCAGCTGGACCGGGTTTTCTGGCTGGCCGCAGGTGATGTCTATGCGCCGGATTTCAGCTTTGCGTTGCAGGATGCCCAGGCGTTTGCCCAAAGCGATGAACTCGCTCACCTGTGGCTGGTGCCCAATCCTGCGCACAATCCGCGTGGCGACTTCGGCCTGAGCGAGGACGGCAAGGCACTGGATTTGCCTGCCGATGACGAGCGACCGCGCTACACCTACAGCACGATTGCGCTGTTGAAAGCCGAGCTGTTTGCATCACCGTGGTTCGATGTGCAGCCCGGAAACCCAGAAGGCCTGCGTGCCCCACTGGCCCCGCTGCTGCGCCGCGCCATGCAGCAAGGCCGGGTGGGTGCATCGCTCTACACCGGCCGCTGGGTCGATGTCGGAACGCCCGAGCGACTGGCCCAGCTCAATCAGCGCTAA
- the tkt gene encoding transketolase: protein MANTQNMANAIRALAMDAVQQANSGHPGAPMGMADMAVALWSRHLQHNPVNPHWANRDRFILSNGHGSMLIYALLHLSGYDLPIEELKNFRQLHSKTAGHPEVGITPGVETTTGPLGQGITNAVGFALAEKLLAAEFNKDKHEIVDHHTYVFLGDGCLMEGISHEAAALAGAWKLNKLIALYDDNGISIDGKVTPWFIDNTPERFEAYGWNVIRAVDGHNVDALDKAIAAAKKSADKPTLICCKTHIGKGSPNRQDTAKAHGEPLGAEEIALTRAALGWTYGPFEIPADVYTDWNAKDLGARAEAAWNEKFAAYTAAFPEQAAEFTRRMAGDLPANFGEIAAKIASDAHDAGATVASRKASQLALEGLTAALPELLGGSADLTGSNLTNTKSTPSFRVDDKGAVVKTEEGQIGRHINYGVREFGMAAIMNGVALHGGFIPYGGTFLTFSDYSRNAIRMAALMKQRVIHVFTHDSIGLGEDGPTHQSIEHAASLRLIPGLDVWRPADTTETAVAWTVALSQKNKPTAMLLSRQNLAYSPKSEDALDDIACGAYVLSEPKDVGLKGKKAQAVIIATGSEVQLALAAQKQLAERKIAVRVVSMPSTTTFDKQDVKYKKAVLPAGLPRIAVEMGVTDFWWKYGCAAVVGIDSYGESAPAGVLFKHFGFTAENVADTVQVALQNAGK from the coding sequence ATGGCCAACACTCAAAATATGGCGAATGCAATCCGTGCACTCGCAATGGATGCCGTTCAACAAGCCAATTCCGGCCACCCCGGTGCCCCCATGGGCATGGCCGACATGGCCGTAGCGCTGTGGAGCCGCCACCTCCAGCACAACCCCGTGAACCCTCACTGGGCCAATCGCGACCGCTTCATTCTGTCGAACGGTCACGGCTCCATGCTGATCTATGCGCTGCTGCACCTGAGCGGCTACGACCTGCCCATCGAAGAGCTGAAGAACTTCCGTCAGCTGCACAGCAAGACTGCCGGCCACCCCGAAGTGGGCATCACCCCCGGCGTGGAAACCACCACCGGCCCTCTGGGCCAGGGCATCACCAATGCCGTGGGCTTTGCACTGGCTGAAAAGCTGCTGGCTGCCGAGTTCAACAAGGACAAGCACGAGATCGTCGACCACCACACCTATGTGTTCCTGGGCGATGGCTGCCTGATGGAAGGCATCTCGCATGAAGCCGCCGCCCTGGCCGGTGCCTGGAAGCTGAACAAGCTGATCGCCCTGTATGACGACAACGGCATTTCCATCGACGGCAAGGTGACCCCCTGGTTCATCGACAACACGCCCGAGCGCTTCGAAGCCTACGGCTGGAACGTGATCCGCGCCGTGGACGGCCACAATGTGGACGCCCTGGACAAGGCCATCGCCGCTGCCAAGAAGAGCGCCGACAAGCCCACGCTGATCTGCTGCAAGACCCATATCGGCAAGGGCTCGCCCAACCGTCAGGACACGGCCAAGGCCCACGGCGAACCTCTGGGCGCCGAGGAAATTGCACTGACCCGCGCGGCTCTGGGCTGGACTTACGGCCCCTTCGAGATCCCTGCCGACGTCTACACCGACTGGAACGCCAAGGATCTGGGCGCCAGGGCCGAAGCCGCCTGGAACGAAAAGTTCGCCGCCTACACGGCCGCCTTCCCCGAGCAAGCCGCCGAGTTCACGCGCCGCATGGCTGGTGACCTGCCCGCCAACTTCGGTGAAATCGCCGCCAAGATCGCATCCGACGCCCATGACGCCGGCGCCACCGTGGCCAGCCGCAAGGCCAGCCAGCTGGCCCTGGAAGGCCTGACAGCCGCTCTGCCCGAGCTGCTGGGCGGCTCTGCCGACCTGACCGGCTCCAACCTGACCAACACCAAGTCCACTCCCTCTTTCCGCGTGGATGACAAGGGTGCCGTGGTCAAGACCGAAGAAGGCCAGATCGGCCGCCACATCAACTACGGTGTGCGCGAGTTCGGCATGGCAGCCATCATGAACGGTGTGGCGCTGCACGGCGGCTTCATCCCCTACGGCGGCACCTTCCTGACCTTCTCCGACTACAGCCGCAACGCCATCCGCATGGCGGCCCTGATGAAGCAGCGCGTGATCCACGTCTTCACGCACGACTCCATCGGCCTGGGCGAAGACGGCCCCACCCACCAGTCCATCGAGCACGCAGCCTCCCTGCGCCTGATCCCCGGTCTGGACGTGTGGCGCCCCGCCGACACCACCGAGACCGCCGTGGCCTGGACCGTGGCCCTGAGCCAGAAGAACAAGCCCACAGCCATGCTGCTGAGCCGCCAGAACCTGGCTTACTCGCCCAAGAGCGAAGACGCGCTGGACGACATCGCCTGCGGCGCCTATGTGCTCTCCGAGCCCAAGGATGTGGGCCTGAAGGGCAAGAAGGCCCAGGCCGTGATCATCGCCACCGGCTCCGAAGTGCAACTGGCTCTGGCTGCCCAGAAGCAGCTGGCCGAACGCAAGATCGCCGTGCGCGTGGTCTCCATGCCCAGCACCACGACCTTCGACAAGCAGGATGTGAAGTACAAGAAGGCCGTGCTGCCCGCCGGCCTGCCCCGCATCGCCGTGGAAATGGGCGTGACCGACTTCTGGTGGAAGTACGGCTGCGCCGCCGTGGTCGGCATCGACAGCTACGGTGAGTCCGCTCCTGCAGGCGTGCTGTTCAAGCACTTCGGCTTCACCGCCGAGAATGTGGCCGACACCGTGCAGGTCGCCCTGCAGAACGCTGGCAAGTAA